A genomic region of Salinibacter pepae contains the following coding sequences:
- a CDS encoding arylsulfotransferase family protein, protein MGENGDLLQSINVLDVLYANDLERYAVKVNQPEAGTDGPGTKDLLHLNDVEPLSPRMADEYPLFDAGDLLVSLREPHLVFVLDPDTKETKWHASAPFIQQHDPDFVGDGWIGVFDNNEDFTERGTMLGGSRIVAMQPHTDSMEIRFPTSASDPFYTDVRGKFQRVPNGNMLLTEAQAGRVVEVDSTGRTVWEWVHPPYDARQVPVVTKATRLHLTRQQVDAWACSSGNTSAVP, encoded by the coding sequence GTGGGCGAAAACGGAGACCTGCTGCAAAGCATCAATGTGCTCGACGTTCTCTACGCGAACGACCTAGAGCGGTACGCAGTCAAGGTCAACCAGCCGGAGGCCGGCACGGACGGCCCCGGGACAAAAGACCTGCTGCACCTCAACGACGTGGAGCCGCTCTCCCCCAGGATGGCTGACGAATACCCCCTCTTCGACGCCGGCGACCTCTTGGTTTCGCTTCGGGAACCGCACCTCGTCTTTGTCCTCGACCCCGACACGAAGGAGACCAAGTGGCATGCCTCAGCGCCCTTCATCCAACAGCACGATCCCGATTTCGTCGGAGACGGCTGGATTGGCGTCTTCGACAACAACGAAGACTTTACCGAACGGGGGACGATGCTCGGGGGAAGCCGAATCGTGGCCATGCAGCCCCACACCGACTCGATGGAAATCCGATTCCCCACGTCCGCCTCGGACCCTTTCTACACGGATGTTCGGGGCAAATTTCAACGCGTGCCGAATGGCAACATGCTGCTGACCGAGGCACAGGCGGGGCGGGTTGTGGAGGTCGATTCCACCGGCCGAACGGTTTGGGAATGGGTTCATCCGCCCTACGACGCACGCCAGGTGCCCGTGGTTACAAAGGCCACCCGGCTCCATCTCACACGGCAGCAGGTTGACGCGTGGGCGTGTTCGTCGGGGAATACGTCCGCTGTGCCGTAG
- a CDS encoding YopX family protein, giving the protein MPAPEFRVWDGDEMIYVNDSAVWSLKIEDSSDWTLHRKTRLHCRASPDTSLMQHIGLADAEGAQIFDGDILQDEHGAVAMVRWASDAGGYVLLRENGKPVGLSEDNIQNGPWRVAGNLHETPNRIDPDLSRLLNRLREYTGEVECPMCGGTEFEAGGTPEDRQGPIAVHCVRCHHVMLFHDDVLR; this is encoded by the coding sequence ATGCCAGCTCCAGAATTTCGTGTGTGGGACGGAGACGAAATGATTTACGTCAACGACAGCGCCGTCTGGTCGCTCAAGATCGAGGACTCTTCGGATTGGACCCTTCACCGCAAGACCCGGCTCCACTGCCGGGCGTCTCCGGACACGAGCCTCATGCAACACATTGGACTGGCCGATGCCGAGGGGGCGCAGATCTTCGACGGCGACATCCTGCAGGATGAGCACGGGGCGGTCGCGATGGTCCGTTGGGCGTCGGACGCGGGGGGGTACGTCCTTCTACGAGAAAACGGCAAACCCGTCGGGCTCTCCGAAGACAACATTCAGAACGGGCCCTGGCGCGTTGCGGGCAATCTCCACGAAACCCCGAACAGGATCGACCCGGACCTGAGCCGACTTCTGAACCGGCTCCGAGAGTATACCGGCGAGGTGGAGTGTCCGATGTGTGGCGGGACCGAGTTTGAGGCGGGCGGCACCCCCGAAGACCGTCAGGGCCCCATCGCGGTCCACTGCGTGCGCTGTCACCACGTTATGTTGTTTCACGACGATGTCCTCCGGTAG
- a CDS encoding nucleoside deaminase, with product MPSPSSFLREAIEMAIQNVTTGQGGPFAALVVRDGEIVGRGTNVVTTLNDPTAHAEVTAIRRACDALDDFELTGCTLYATCEPCPMCLGAAYWARLDRVYYAATQEDAAKAGFDDHHIYEEMAMPPTERQIPMDQALSEEADRPFEAWLDYEDRVAY from the coding sequence ATGCCTTCTCCCTCTTCATTTCTGCGTGAGGCCATCGAGATGGCAATCCAAAACGTGACCACCGGACAGGGCGGTCCGTTCGCGGCCCTCGTCGTCCGGGACGGAGAAATCGTCGGACGGGGCACAAACGTGGTCACGACCCTCAACGACCCGACGGCCCACGCCGAGGTCACCGCCATCCGACGGGCCTGCGACGCGCTAGACGACTTTGAACTGACGGGCTGTACGCTGTACGCCACCTGTGAGCCCTGTCCCATGTGCCTGGGCGCCGCGTACTGGGCACGGCTCGACCGGGTCTACTACGCCGCCACCCAGGAAGACGCCGCCAAGGCCGGCTTCGACGACCACCACATCTACGAGGAGATGGCAATGCCGCCCACCGAGCGACAGATCCCGATGGACCAGGCTCTCTCCGAGGAGGCCGATCGCCCCTTTGAGGCCTGGCTCGACTACGAGGACCGGGTTGCCTACTGA
- a CDS encoding pyridoxal phosphate-dependent aminotransferase yields MDRAAPPSLAARADDLQQSAIRSVTRRVEEVDGINLGQGVCDLPTPEPIKARAHQAIRDDASIYSHYAGIEPLRRAILEKEQAHNEVPATSPEDVVVGVGSTGVFVSAAFTLLEAGDEVVLFEPFYGYHRNILELTGATIRYVPLGGPEATFDRSAMEAVLTDDTKAVVVNTPANPSGKVWTREELSTLAGLLHAHDLVAITDEIYEYMLYDGAEHVSLASLPGAYERTITLSGFSKAYNVTGWRLGYGVAPAPIAEKIGLMNDLLYICAPRPLQHAALAAFEDLDSDYVAQLQADYAERRELLCETLEAIGFDVPWPDGAYYVLAHFGDLAGTQAGFADDAAACDTLIEDAHIGSVTGRSFYRDPADGQHELRLCFAKEMPVLRQACDQLRDAFGG; encoded by the coding sequence ATGGACCGTGCCGCACCGCCGTCGCTTGCCGCCCGCGCCGACGACCTGCAGCAGAGTGCCATTCGTTCCGTGACCCGTCGTGTGGAGGAGGTGGACGGCATCAACCTGGGCCAAGGCGTCTGCGACCTGCCGACGCCGGAACCAATCAAGGCCCGGGCGCACCAGGCCATCCGGGACGACGCGTCGATTTATTCCCACTACGCCGGCATCGAGCCCCTCCGGCGCGCCATTCTCGAAAAGGAGCAGGCCCACAACGAGGTCCCCGCCACCTCCCCGGAGGACGTGGTGGTGGGTGTGGGGTCGACCGGCGTGTTTGTATCGGCGGCGTTCACGCTCCTGGAGGCCGGCGACGAGGTGGTGCTCTTCGAACCGTTTTACGGGTACCACCGCAATATTTTGGAGCTCACCGGGGCGACGATCCGGTACGTTCCGCTCGGCGGCCCCGAGGCGACCTTCGACCGGTCGGCGATGGAGGCGGTCCTCACCGACGACACCAAGGCCGTGGTGGTGAACACGCCGGCCAATCCCAGCGGCAAGGTGTGGACCCGCGAGGAGCTGTCCACCCTCGCCGGCCTGCTCCACGCCCACGACCTCGTGGCGATTACGGACGAGATCTACGAGTACATGCTCTACGACGGGGCGGAGCACGTCTCGCTCGCCAGCCTGCCGGGCGCCTACGAGCGCACGATCACCCTCTCGGGCTTCTCCAAGGCCTACAACGTGACGGGGTGGCGCCTGGGCTACGGCGTGGCCCCCGCGCCCATCGCCGAAAAGATCGGCCTGATGAACGACCTGCTCTACATCTGCGCCCCGCGCCCCCTCCAGCACGCGGCCCTGGCGGCCTTCGAGGACCTGGACAGCGACTACGTCGCGCAGCTGCAGGCGGACTACGCGGAGCGCCGCGAGCTCCTGTGTGAGACGCTGGAGGCCATCGGGTTCGACGTGCCGTGGCCGGACGGGGCCTACTACGTCCTCGCCCACTTTGGGGACCTCGCCGGCACGCAGGCGGGCTTTGCCGACGACGCGGCCGCCTGCGATACGCTCATCGAGGACGCCCACATCGGGAGTGTCACCGGGCGCTCGTTCTACCGGGACCCCGCGGACGGGCAGCATGAGCTTCGCCTCTGTTTCGCAAAGGAGATGCCCGTCCTGCGGCAGGCGTGCGACCAGCTCCGTGATGCCTTCGGGGGATGA
- a CDS encoding nucleotidyltransferase family protein yields MHAFLLCAGFGTRMRPVTAETPKSLVTVAGRPLLDYLLGALTAWSALTEIHVAVNHDDAPAFREWAASHRADLGTQGIELHLHDDGVEAPADQLGSVGDLKFLLDEVGVPPDGALVSGGDSLYRFPLAPILNAYEGTTNDVLALHEPAPARRAQSSVLQLDGPTVTAVHDDPTGTASTRICPSWLLLSAGGLEAVSAYLNGGGPPDMLGAFLDRLARTHSVRAHRLPQTAHLRLHCNTPDDLEHARRLLREGPRHVLGPAPVRDALAGTGA; encoded by the coding sequence ATGCATGCCTTTCTCCTGTGCGCGGGCTTCGGCACCCGGATGCGCCCCGTCACCGCCGAGACCCCGAAGTCACTGGTCACGGTGGCGGGCCGCCCCCTTCTGGACTACCTTCTGGGCGCGCTCACCGCCTGGTCGGCCCTTACCGAGATCCACGTTGCCGTCAACCATGACGATGCCCCCGCTTTTCGGGAGTGGGCGGCCAGTCACCGGGCGGACCTGGGCACCCAAGGGATTGAACTGCACCTCCACGACGATGGCGTGGAGGCCCCCGCCGACCAGCTCGGGAGTGTTGGCGACCTGAAGTTCCTGCTGGATGAGGTTGGCGTTCCGCCTGACGGCGCACTCGTGAGCGGGGGCGACAGCCTGTACCGGTTCCCGCTCGCCCCGATCTTGAATGCCTACGAGGGTACCACGAACGATGTCCTTGCGCTCCACGAGCCCGCCCCTGCGCGCCGCGCCCAGAGTAGCGTCCTCCAGCTCGACGGCCCCACGGTGACCGCGGTGCACGACGACCCGACCGGCACCGCCTCCACCCGCATCTGCCCCTCCTGGCTCCTGCTGAGTGCCGGGGGGCTAGAGGCCGTTTCCGCTTACCTCAACGGCGGCGGGCCGCCCGACATGCTGGGCGCGTTCCTCGACCGGCTGGCCCGGACCCACTCCGTGCGGGCCCACCGCCTCCCACAGACCGCCCATCTGCGCCTCCACTGCAACACGCCCGACGACCTGGAGCACGCCCGCCGGCTCCTCCGTGAGGGACCGCGGCACGTGCTCGGCCCGGCCCCCGTGCGGGACGCTCTCGCCGGGACTGGGGCGTGA
- a CDS encoding 3'(2'),5'-bisphosphate nucleotidase, which yields MPAYDRERTVAFRAVQTAAELCQSVRADLDGDVMEKDDRTPVTVADFGSQAVICKALRDAFPDDPVIGEEDSSALRADANADVRAHLLEEVRAHHPDVNPGLVFDWIDHGTDEGYSERFWTLDPIDGTKGFVRGDQYAIALALIVDGRPQVAALCCPHLPNSLDADPPTSRGQAFLAVRGEGTVQQPLTPATDAVPTPIQTSGTTDPSESRFCESFVSSHSSHDLAAQAGERLGITADSIRIDSQAKYAIVARGEAEIYLRLPRPDSPDYTERIWDHAAGALAVEAAGGTVTDMHGTPLDFTHGRLLEANTGVVATNGPVHDEVIEALAAAQA from the coding sequence ATGCCCGCCTACGACCGCGAACGCACCGTCGCCTTCCGTGCCGTTCAGACCGCCGCCGAATTGTGCCAGTCCGTCCGGGCCGACCTCGACGGGGACGTGATGGAAAAGGACGACCGCACGCCCGTCACCGTGGCCGACTTCGGCAGCCAGGCCGTCATTTGCAAGGCGCTTCGGGACGCCTTTCCGGACGACCCCGTCATCGGCGAGGAAGACAGCTCGGCCCTGCGGGCCGACGCGAACGCCGATGTACGGGCCCACCTCCTGGAAGAGGTGCGCGCCCACCACCCGGACGTCAATCCGGGCCTGGTGTTCGACTGGATTGACCACGGCACCGACGAGGGCTACAGCGAGCGCTTCTGGACGCTCGATCCGATTGACGGAACCAAGGGCTTCGTGCGGGGCGACCAGTACGCGATCGCGCTCGCCCTGATCGTGGACGGCCGCCCCCAGGTGGCAGCCCTGTGCTGCCCCCACCTTCCGAATTCGCTCGACGCCGATCCGCCCACATCACGGGGCCAGGCGTTCCTGGCCGTTCGGGGCGAGGGGACCGTACAACAGCCGCTCACGCCGGCCACCGACGCGGTGCCCACCCCAATCCAGACCAGCGGCACGACCGACCCGTCGGAGAGCCGGTTCTGTGAATCGTTCGTTTCGTCGCACAGCTCCCACGACCTCGCCGCGCAGGCCGGGGAGCGCCTCGGCATCACGGCCGACTCCATCCGGATCGACAGCCAGGCGAAGTACGCCATCGTGGCGCGGGGCGAGGCGGAGATCTACCTGCGCCTCCCGCGGCCGGACAGCCCCGACTACACCGAGCGCATCTGGGACCACGCGGCCGGGGCACTCGCAGTGGAGGCTGCCGGGGGTACCGTGACGGACATGCACGGCACACCTCTCGACTTCACCCACGGCCGCCTGCTGGAGGCCAACACGGGCGTCGTCGCCACCAACGGGCCCGTCCACGACGAGGTCATCGAGGCCCTGGCTGCCGCCCAGGCGTGA
- a CDS encoding type I restriction enzyme HsdR N-terminal domain-containing protein, with amino-acid sequence MDALNLPTYEFRTQARGDARAIYDPLRDRYVRLTPEEWVRQHFVQYLIQELDVPAGLVAIEAAFRVQGQPRRADVIVHDRQGDPLLLVECKAPRVSIAQDAFDQGARYNIVLQAPYLVVTNGQTHYACAIDFDDQSYAFLDDLPPYDVLLSRADGP; translated from the coding sequence GTGGACGCGCTGAATCTGCCCACGTACGAGTTTCGGACGCAGGCCCGTGGGGACGCTCGGGCCATCTACGACCCGCTCCGGGACCGGTACGTCCGCCTGACGCCCGAGGAGTGGGTGCGTCAGCATTTCGTGCAGTATCTGATCCAGGAGCTCGATGTGCCGGCGGGCCTGGTTGCCATTGAAGCCGCATTCCGGGTCCAGGGCCAGCCGCGCCGCGCCGACGTCATTGTGCACGACCGGCAGGGCGATCCGCTTCTTCTGGTCGAGTGCAAGGCCCCGCGCGTCTCGATCGCCCAGGACGCCTTCGACCAGGGGGCCCGCTACAACATCGTCCTGCAGGCCCCGTACCTCGTGGTGACCAACGGCCAGACGCACTACGCCTGTGCCATCGACTTTGATGACCAGAGCTATGCCTTTCTCGACGACCTTCCCCCCTACGACGTTCTCCTGAGCAGGGCGGACGGCCCGTAG
- a CDS encoding lipocalin-like domain-containing protein, which translates to MTRSVSILAVLAAAVAGLGLGAYWLTASSGEAELQTSVSVSEAMAGDTTGYRRATAPRAFSFPDDYGPHPGYKTEWWYVTGTLSGPDAQPYGYELTIFRTGLTPPAEAPDSSTAGWRTNQLYLAHFAVTDGATEEFHAFERFQRGGAGLAGAHSSPFRVWLDDWSMTGPDSSAFPLRLRAQQEGVGIDLALRPTKPRVLQGDQGLSQKGPGSGNASYYYSYTRLATEGTLVLSGDTLSVTGNSWMDREWSTSALGPDQEGWDWFSLQLDDGRDLMYYQLRRTDGTPSRFSEGVIVGPDGATQTLDRSDVSVEVLETWTSPDGTHTYPVDWTLRVPDEDIDLRITPLFPDQELNVSVRYWEGFVRVKGSATGRGYVEMTGYGDSPGSPVS; encoded by the coding sequence ATGACTCGTTCGGTCTCGATTCTTGCAGTCCTCGCCGCCGCCGTCGCCGGTCTCGGCCTGGGGGCCTACTGGCTCACGGCCTCGTCCGGCGAGGCCGAGCTGCAGACGTCGGTCTCCGTATCGGAGGCGATGGCCGGGGACACCACCGGCTACCGGCGGGCCACGGCGCCCCGGGCGTTCTCGTTTCCGGACGACTACGGCCCGCATCCCGGCTACAAGACGGAGTGGTGGTACGTAACCGGCACGCTGAGCGGCCCGGACGCCCAGCCCTACGGCTACGAGCTGACGATCTTCCGGACCGGCCTCACCCCGCCGGCCGAGGCGCCCGACTCGTCGACGGCCGGCTGGCGCACGAACCAGCTCTACCTGGCGCACTTCGCCGTCACCGACGGGGCGACCGAGGAATTTCACGCCTTTGAGCGGTTTCAGCGGGGCGGCGCCGGGCTGGCAGGGGCGCACTCGTCCCCGTTCCGCGTGTGGCTCGACGACTGGTCGATGACCGGGCCCGACTCGTCCGCGTTCCCGCTCCGCCTGCGGGCCCAGCAGGAAGGCGTCGGCATTGACCTCGCCCTCCGTCCCACCAAGCCGCGCGTGCTGCAGGGCGATCAGGGCCTGAGCCAGAAGGGGCCGGGGAGCGGCAACGCGTCGTACTACTACTCCTACACGCGCCTGGCCACCGAGGGGACGCTCGTCCTGTCGGGCGACACGCTGTCGGTGACCGGCAACAGCTGGATGGACCGGGAGTGGAGCACCTCCGCCCTCGGCCCCGACCAGGAGGGGTGGGACTGGTTCTCGCTCCAGCTCGACGACGGGCGCGACCTCATGTACTATCAACTCCGCCGGACGGACGGCACCCCGAGCCGCTTTAGCGAAGGGGTGATCGTGGGCCCGGACGGCGCAACCCAGACGCTAGACCGCTCGGACGTCTCTGTGGAGGTCCTTGAGACCTGGACGAGCCCGGACGGCACGCACACCTACCCCGTGGACTGGACCCTGCGCGTGCCCGACGAAGACATCGACCTGCGGATTACGCCCCTGTTTCCGGACCAGGAGCTCAACGTGTCCGTCCGCTACTGGGAAGGCTTCGTTCGGGTGAAGGGCTCCGCGACCGGCCGCGGGTACGTGGAGATGACGGGATACGGCGACAGCCCCGGGTCTCCCGTCTCGTAG
- a CDS encoding cation:proton antiporter produces MEDLAARGALLVGILIVLSRLAKAALERLNLPDLLGYLLIGMALRLVEGTGLFWFVDGPQVLSFLAQLGIVALLFRIGLECTPKNLLRRLSGATRIWIANITLSLGAVLGVALFLLDWALLPSLFAAVALTATGIGVSVRIWRHTDQLGSAKGALMLDVAELDDLSGVVLFALLTALVPHLQAGLSADLVGPMALTLGLVLGKMALLALGGLLFAQYLEHPLTHWLHDLQPRPDLMISVLGVGLMVAGLAALLGFSAAIGAFFAGLIFSRDPLSVKIDASFDSLSDLFIPFFFLHVGFALDLSLLFGNLGAVLLLFAAAVVGKGLGSFMPVMNRLRPGSALTFAVALIPRSEITLLVMQRGLDLGVVSPDAFAVVVAVVILTMGTVPLALRLLLPPVTTT; encoded by the coding sequence ATGGAAGACCTTGCGGCGCGTGGGGCCCTTCTGGTTGGCATCCTGATCGTTCTTTCACGTCTGGCAAAGGCCGCACTCGAGCGCCTCAATCTTCCCGACCTCCTCGGGTACCTCTTGATCGGAATGGCCCTTCGCCTGGTCGAGGGGACAGGCCTCTTTTGGTTCGTCGACGGGCCTCAGGTGCTCTCCTTCCTGGCCCAACTCGGGATCGTTGCCCTCCTCTTTCGCATCGGACTGGAATGCACCCCGAAGAACCTGCTCCGCCGGCTCTCGGGCGCGACGCGGATCTGGATCGCGAACATCACCCTGAGCCTCGGGGCGGTGCTTGGCGTGGCCCTGTTCCTGCTCGACTGGGCGCTCCTTCCCAGCCTGTTTGCCGCCGTCGCCCTCACCGCGACGGGGATCGGGGTGTCGGTACGCATCTGGCGGCATACGGACCAGCTCGGCTCTGCCAAAGGCGCACTTATGCTCGACGTGGCGGAGCTCGACGATCTCTCGGGCGTTGTGCTTTTCGCCCTCCTCACGGCGCTGGTGCCACACCTGCAGGCCGGCCTTTCGGCCGACCTTGTCGGTCCGATGGCCCTGACGCTCGGGCTTGTCCTCGGAAAAATGGCCCTGCTCGCGCTTGGCGGACTCCTGTTTGCGCAGTACCTGGAGCATCCGCTCACGCACTGGCTTCACGATCTTCAGCCCCGGCCCGACCTGATGATCAGCGTCCTCGGCGTCGGGCTCATGGTGGCGGGCCTTGCGGCGCTGCTCGGGTTCTCGGCCGCCATCGGGGCCTTTTTCGCCGGGCTCATCTTCAGTCGGGATCCACTCTCCGTCAAGATTGACGCCTCGTTCGACTCGCTGTCCGACCTGTTCATTCCGTTTTTCTTCCTCCACGTTGGGTTTGCGCTCGATCTGTCTCTTCTGTTCGGAAATCTAGGAGCAGTTCTGTTGTTGTTTGCGGCTGCGGTGGTGGGAAAGGGGCTGGGCTCGTTCATGCCCGTCATGAATCGACTGCGGCCCGGCAGTGCGCTGACGTTTGCCGTGGCCCTTATTCCCCGCTCCGAAATCACCCTTCTGGTCATGCAGCGCGGGCTCGACCTGGGGGTCGTTTCCCCGGACGCCTTCGCGGTCGTCGTGGCCGTGGTGATCCTGACGATGGGGACGGTCCCGCTGGCCCTGCGGCTGTTGCTGCCCCCCGTAACGACCACGTAG